The Acutalibacter muris genomic sequence TTGAGCAGATATACCGCAGCGTCATCACCCTGGGGGCTGCCGGGGCCTTCGGGGACAGCGGCCAGCTGCCGTCGGTCCGGGCCGTGGCAAAGGAGCTGGGCGTGAACCCAAACACGGTCCAGAAGGCCTATTCGATGCTGGAGCGGGACGGCCTTATACACTCCCTGCCGGGGAAGGGCTCGTTTCTCTCAAAGCCCCAGGCGGCGATGGATAAGCGCAGGAGTAACGCGCTGGATATGGCGGCTAATGCCATGAGGGAAGCCATATCCTGCGGCATAACCCGGGAGGAGCTCATAGAGCTGCTTTCAGGCCTGACAGACCCAGAAAAGGAGGGGAATTCATGATCAAATGCAAACAGCTTACTAAGCGCTTCGGTGAGTTTGCTGCTCTTAACAGCGTGGATCTCAGCGTACAGACCGGCAGCATCTTCGGGCTGGTGGGCTCCAACGGAGCGGGCAAGTCCACACTGCTGCGCACCCTTGCGGGGGTGTACCGCCCGGACGGTGGAGAGGCCACCGTCAACAGCCAGCAGGTCTTTGAGAACCGGGAGATAAAGTCAAAGCTCCGC encodes the following:
- a CDS encoding GntR family transcriptional regulator; amino-acid sequence: MFVIDYKCGLPIFEQIYRSVITLGAAGAFGDSGQLPSVRAVAKELGVNPNTVQKAYSMLERDGLIHSLPGKGSFLSKPQAAMDKRRSNALDMAANAMREAISCGITREELIELLSGLTDPEKEGNS